The following is a genomic window from Saprospiraceae bacterium.
TAATATCAATTGCCTGACCGACCTGCATAAAATGCTCAAAGATCATGGCGACTGGATGGAGTTGGGAAGTGCAGACGAACAAAAACCAGCTAAAGAAGGCACTGTAGAAGCATGGGGAAGATTAGAAAACAATCCTGCAGGGGGTTGGTATGGACTTAAAAAAGGGTTTAGAGGAAGATTCGGCATGTATATACCACCTTTGATAGAAGTACTTGGATTAGCTGAAGTCACTCATGATCCAAAAAACAATAAAATGAAAGCAATCTAATTTTAATTCATTATGCTGATAACCAAAAACCTAAAATTAATTCCTTGCGATGCAGACATATTACAAGCTGCTATTGCTGGAAATGAAATGCTTGCAAATTTATTGGGAGTAGAAGTTCCTGATCATTGGACTGAGTTCGGGCCTATGGCTTTTCAATATGCTTTGGATATGTTGAAAGTCGACCCCATTCCACATTCATGGCGCACTTATTTCCCTATCCATATTGAAGACAATGTGTTCGTAGGTAGCGGCGGATATAAGGGCCAACCTTCTGTTGATGGTATTGTGGAAATTGGATATGAGATTGCACCACAATATCGGGATCGAGGACTGGCTACCGAATACGCCCAAGCATTGATAGACAATGCATTCAAAAATACTGAAATAAAAATGGTGATTGCTCATACACTTAGTCATGAAAACCCTTCGACTTCTGTTTTAACAAAATGTGGATTTACCAGGACAGAAGAAATTCTTGACCCTGATGATGGGCTCATTTGGAGATGGGAATTGAAGAAGTCGCAAGATTTAACAAAATTTAGATCATAGAATACTTCAATTTGAACTCCATTTAAATACATAATAAAATATATTATCGTAATGTATAAAGCGCTTTATATCAGCCCTATGATTCCATCATATGACATGGCAGCTACAGGAGAGTTTTTTCATGAATTGTTTGGATTTGAAAAAGTGTTTGATTCCGGCAATTATGCTATTTATGAAAAAAATCATCTTACCATTCATATATTACCGGCTGGACAAGACATAGGTCAAATGGAATTTTATATCGAAGTAGATGATGTGGATATAATTTGGGAATCTATAAAAAACAAAATCGATGGAATTAAGGTAAGGGCGCCATTTGATCAGACTTATAAAATGCGTGAGATTCACATTGAAATTCCACATACCAATACACTTTTATTTATAGGTCAGTCAATAGATGGATAAAAGGTGATAATCTTACTTATTTCATTTCTAATTTGAACTTTTGAAAAAAAGATCTCAGTTTGTGAAAAATATTTAAAATAAGATAAATATTAAATTCAATTACAAATTATGCCACATGTCAGGAAGTTAAACCATTTAAGCATTGTGTATTAGTTAGAAGGATACGTTTGGGAGTAAAATGGCCTTGACAAGAATGGATTTATGAAAAATTGTTAAAAATATCAAGCCATGTACCAAAAATTCAAAAGTTAATCTTAGTTTTGATTCCGATTTACTCTATGTATAATTTCTCTTTATCGTAAATACCAAAATCACCACAATTTTATTAGCCATGAAGTCACACTTTTTTTCGACACTACTGCTTATAACATTTGCAACCTTATCACTTTCTTTGCAGGCACAGGAGCAACCCTTTACTATCAAAGGAAAATTTTCAGAATTTCAGCTCGCTGAAAAAGTATATATTCAGTATGTGTATAATAAAAGCATGGTCAAAGATTCTGCTGTTATAATGGACAATAAGTTTGAATTTTCTGGAAAAATAGATGTTCCTGTCAAAGTGCAGCTCAATATCCCCACATATGAAAAATCTAAAGCTACTACTGATTTTTTATTGAGCCAAGTCAAACTACCGAAA
Proteins encoded in this region:
- a CDS encoding GNAT family N-acetyltransferase, whose protein sequence is MLITKNLKLIPCDADILQAAIAGNEMLANLLGVEVPDHWTEFGPMAFQYALDMLKVDPIPHSWRTYFPIHIEDNVFVGSGGYKGQPSVDGIVEIGYEIAPQYRDRGLATEYAQALIDNAFKNTEIKMVIAHTLSHENPSTSVLTKCGFTRTEEILDPDDGLIWRWELKKSQDLTKFRS
- a CDS encoding DUF4369 domain-containing protein, producing the protein MKSHFFSTLLLITFATLSLSLQAQEQPFTIKGKFSEFQLAEKVYIQYVYNKSMVKDSAVIMDNKFEFSGKIDVPVKVQLNIPTYEKSKATTDFLLSQVKLPKSL